One Chanodichthys erythropterus isolate Z2021 chromosome 10, ASM2448905v1, whole genome shotgun sequence DNA segment encodes these proteins:
- the LOC137029561 gene encoding olfactory receptor 1M1-like, which yields MSSTQSNSSANVTFVRPATFFITGFSNVPHVKYYYVFLSLVYVVTVLGNSFIMCIIYLARRLHTAKYIVVFHLALINLCESSALIPNSIDIFLFDHHVVSYEACLANLFFVYYFMILHSLTLLVLGYDRLVAICFPLRYHAIITKTAMFLIIGIMWIFSVIYFSVYVGLVNRISFCGSNVIESYFCDYGIIYRACNDNSINILMLKLTFGLMVCTPLILIIISYLCIALALLKIAHGSERIKAMKTCTSHLMLVAIGYIPFASNVNASLTTPNPNNQTITFSLTQIVPPMLNPIIYTLMTEEVMQSIKELYKRRKVNTTKKMIFSRRNSKQK from the coding sequence ATGAGCTCCACGCAGTCAAACTCCTCTGCAAATGTGACCTTTGTTCGTCCTGCAACATTTTTCATCACTGGCTTTTCTAATGTCCCACATGTGAAATACTACTATGTGTTCTTGTCTTTGGTGTATGTTGTGACTGTTTTAGGGAATTCATTTATCATGTGTATCATTTATTTGGCCCGCAGACTTCACACAGCCAAATACATTGTGGTTTTCCATCTGGCCCTTATTAATCTGTGTGAAAGCTCAGCTTTGATTCCAAATAGCattgacatatttttgtttgaCCACCATGTCGTTTCATATGAAGCGTGTTTGGcaaatttgttttttgtgtatTATTTCATGATTCTACATTCTTTGACTCTACTTGTCTTGGGTTATGACAGACTGGTTGCTATTTGTTTTCCTCTACGGTATCATGCCATTATAACCAAAACAGCCATGTTTCTGATCATTGGTATTATGTGGATTTTTTCTGtgatatatttttctgtatatgTAGGTTTGGTGAATAGAATCTCTTTTTGTGGATCGAATGTGATTGAGAGTTATTTTTGTGATTATGGCATTATCTATAGAGCTTGTAATGATAATTCTATAAATAttctgatgttaaaacttaCCTTTGGTCTCATGGTTTGCACACCGCTGATACTGATCATAATCTCATATTTATGTATTGCTCTGGCTTTGCTTAAGATTGCTCATGGTTCTGAACGGATCAAAGCCATGAAAACCTGCACCTCACACCTCATGTTGGTGGCAATCGGTTATATCCCATTTGCAAGCAATGTAAATGCATCCTTAACAACACCAAATCCGAACAACCAGACAATTACCTTTTCCTTGACTCAGATAGTACCACCTATGCTGAATCCCATCATATACACTCTAATGACAGAGGAGGTAATGCAATCCATTAAAGAACTCTATAAACGAAGGAAGGTGAACACTACAAAGAAAATGATATTTAGTAGGagaaattcaaaacaaaaatga
- the LOC137029562 gene encoding olfactory receptor 1M1-like, protein MSSTQSNSSANVTFVRPATFFIKGFSNVPHVKYYYVFLSLVYVVTVLGNSFIMYIIYLARRLHTAKYIVVFHLALIDLCESSALIPYDIVIFLFDHHVISYEACLANLFFAYYFMILHSLTLLVLGYDRLVAICFPLRYHAIITKTAMFLIIGIMWIFSAIYFSVFVGLVNRISFCGSNVIESYFCDYGIIYRACNDNSINILMLKLTFGLMVCTPLILIIISYLCISQALLKIAHGAERIKAMKTCTSHLMLVAVGYIPFSSNVIASLTTLNPNTQTITLSLTQISLPMLNPIIYALMTEEVMQSIKELYKRRKVNTTKRMTFSRRNSKQK, encoded by the coding sequence ATGAGCTCCACGCAGTCAAACTCCTCTGCAAATGTGACCTTTGTTCGTCCTGCAACATTTTTCATCAAAGGCTTTTCTAATGTCCCACATGTGAAATACTACTATGTGTTCTTGTCTTTGGTGTATGTTGTGACTGTTTTAGGGAATTCATTTATCATGTATATCATTTATTTGGCCCGCAGACTTCATACAGCCAAATACATTGTGGTTTTCCATCTGGCCCTTATTGATCTGTGTGAAAGCTCAGCTTTGATTCCATATGACATTGTCATATTTTTGTTTGACCACCATGTCATTTCATATGAAGCGTGCTTGGCAAATTTGTTTTTTGCGTATTATTTCATGATTCTACATTCTTTGACTCTACTTGTCTTGGGTTATGACAGACTGGTTGCTATTTGTTTTCCTCTACGGTATCATGCCATTATAACCAAAACAGCCATGTTTCTGATTATAGGTATTATGTGGATTTTTTCtgcaatatatttttctgtttttgtagGTTTGGTGAATAGAATCTCTTTTTGTGGATCGAATGTGATTGAGAGTTATTTTTGTGATTATGGCATTATCTATAGAGCTTGTAATGATAATTCTATAAATAttctgatgttaaaacttaCCTTTGGTCTCATGGTTTGCACACCGCTGATACTGATCATAATCTCATATTTATGCATTTCTCAGGCTTTGCTTAAGATTGCTCATGGTGCTGAACGGATCAAAGCTATGAAAACCTGCACCTCACACCTCATGTTGGTGGCAGTCGGTTATATCCCATTTTCAAGCAATGTTATTGCATCCTTAACAACACTAAATCCGAACACCCAGACAATTACACTTTCCTTGACTCAGATATCACTACCTATGCTGAATCCCATCATATACGCTCTAATGACAGAGGAGGTAATGCAATCCATTAAAGAACTTTATAAACGAAGGAAGGTGAACACTACAAAGAGAATGACATTTAGTAGGagaaattcaaaacaaaaatga
- the LOC137028333 gene encoding olfactory receptor 51E2-like, translating to MSSTQSNSSANVTFVRPATFFIKGFSNITHVKYYYMFLSLVYVVTVLGNSFIMYIIYLARRLHTAKYIAVFHLALSDLCGSSALIPKIIDTFLFEHQDVSYEACLANMFFVYHFMNLQSLTLLVLAYDRLVAIFFPLRYHAIVTKTAMFLIIGVIWIFSVTYFSVLVGLINRISFCGYNVIDSHFCDQGLIYKLACNDNSINIMMGKISFGLLMCTPLILIIISYFCIGLALLNIAHGAERIKAMKTCTSHLMLVAIGYIPLISNNIAALTTTIDPNTRIINNSLRQIIPSMLNPIIYTLKTEEVMLSIKELYKRSTVNMMTERNMKCIRINTN from the coding sequence ATGAGCTCCACGCAGTCAAACTCCTCTGCAAATGTTACCTTTGTTCGTCCTGCAACATTTTTCATCAAAGGCTTTTCTAATATCACACATGTGAAATACTACTATATGTTCTTGTCTTTGGTGTATGTTGTGACTGTTTTAGGGAAttcatttattatgtatataatttatttggcCCGCAGACTTCACACAGCCAAATACATTGCTGTTTTCCATCTGGCCCTTTCTGATCTGTGTGGAAGCTCGGCCTTGATTCCAAAAATTATTGACACATTTCTATTTGAGCACCAGGATGTTTCATATGAAGCGTGCTTGGcaaatatgttttttgtgtATCATTTCATGAATCTGCAGTCTTTAACACTACTTGTCTTGGCTTATGACAGACTGGttgctattttttttcctctacgGTATCATGCCATTGTAACCAAAACAGCCATGTTTCTGATCATAGGTGTAATTTGGATCTTTTCAGTGACATATTTTTCTGTACTTGTAGGATTGATAAATAGAATCTCTTTTTGTGGATATAATGTGATCGATAGTCATTTTTGTGACCAAGGCCTTATCTATAAATTAGCTTGTAATGATAATTCTATAAATATTATGATGGGAAAAATTAGCTTTGGTCTCCTAATGTGCACACCACTGATACTGATCATAATCTCATATTTCTGCATTGGTCTGGCTTTGCTTAACATTGCACATGGTGCTGAACGGATCAAAGCCATGAAAACCTGCACCTCACATCTCATGTTGGTAGCAATCGGTTATATTCCACTTATAAGCAATAATATTGCAGCCTTAACAACAACTATCGATCCAAACACCCGGATAATTAACAATTCCTTGAGACAGATAATACCATCTATGCTGAATCCCATCATATACACTCTAAAGACAGAGGAGGTCATGCTGTCCATAAAAGAACTGTACAAACGTAGCACAGTGAATATGATGACAGAAAGAAACATGAAATGCATTAGgataaatacaaattaa
- the LOC137029563 gene encoding olfactory receptor 6N1-like: MQSNSSANVTFVRPATFFMNGFYNVPHAKYYYVFLSLVYVVTVLGNSFIMCVIYLARRLHTAKYISVFHLALSDLFGSSALIPKVIDTFLFDHQDISYEACLIYMFFVYHFMNLQSLTLLVLAYDRVVAICFPLRYHAIVTKTAMFLIIGVMWIFSVAFFSMIVGSVNRLSFCGSNVIDTYFCDYGPIYRIACNDISVNLLLGKICYGLLIFAPLILIFISYVCIALVLLKIPHGVDRIKSIKTCTSHLMLVAIFYIPVLSNNIASLIAPLHPNARIINNSLTQKISPMLNPIIYTLKTEEVMQSIKELYKQSRVSTTQEKNMKCSRRN, encoded by the coding sequence ATGCAGTCAAACTCCTCTGCAAATGTGACCTTTGTTCGTCCTGCAACATTTTTCATGAACGGCTTTTATAATGTCCCACATGCAAAATACTACTATGTGTTCTTGTCTTTGGTGTATGTTGTGACTGTTTTAGGGAattcatttatcatgtgtgtcaTTTATTTGGCCCGCAGACTTCACACAGCCAAATACATTAGTGTTTTCCATCTGGCCCTTTCTGATCTGTTTGGAAGCTCGGCTTTGATTCCAAAAGTCATAGACACATTTTTATTCGACCATCAGGACATCTCATATGAAGCGTGCTtgatatatatgttttttgtgTATCATTTCATGAATCTGCAGTCTTTGACACTACTTGTCTTGGCTTATGACAGAGTGGTTGCTATTTGTTTTCCACTACGGTATCATGCCATTGTAACCAAAACAGCCATGTTTCTGATCATAGGCGTTATGTGGATTTTTTCTGTGGCTTTTTTTTCTATGATTGTAGGATCTGTGAATAGACTTTCTTTTTGTGGATCTAATGTGATCGATACTTATTTTTGTGATTATGGCCCTATCTATAGAATAGCCTGCAATGACATTTCTGTAAATCTTTTGTTAGGTAAAATTTGCTATGGTCTCTTGATTTTTGCACCACTAATTTTGATCTTCATCTCATATGTCTGCATTGCTTTAGTTTTGCTTAAAATTCCCCATGGTGTTGACCGGATCAAATCCATAAAAACCTGTACTTCACATCTCATGTTGGTGGCAATTTTTTATATTCCAGTTTTAAGCAATAATATTGCATCTCTCATAGCACCTTTGCATCCAAATGCCCGGATAATTAACAATTCTCTTACTCAGAAAATATCACCTATGCTGAATCCCATCATATACACTCTAAAGACAGAAGAGGTCATGCAATCCATTAAAGAGCTGTACAAACAAAGCAGGGTGAGCACAACtcaggaaaaaaatatgaaatgcagtaggagaaattaa